One window from the genome of Marinobacter sp. LV10R510-11A encodes:
- a CDS encoding type III PLP-dependent enzyme has product MTESANANIADYYTAETFNRIKAFADTKETPFVVIDTATVDRQYDELVDGFPYANVYYAVKANPAPQILTMLRDKGANFDIASVYELEKVMGLGVTGDRISYGNTIKKARDIRTFYEKGVRMFATDSEADLRTLAKAAPGAKVYVRILTDGTQTADWPLSRKFGCESDMAMDLLILARDLGLVPYGVSFHVGSQQREIGAWDSALNKVKVIFERLKEEDGIELKMINMGGGFPANYINRTNELSVYASEITRFLKEDFGDELPEIIIEPGRSLISNAGVLVSEVVLIARKSRTALHRWVFTDVGKFNGLIETLDESIKFPIWTDKKGVGEDCVIAGPTCDSADIMYEHHKYPLPLNLAIGDRMYWLSTGAYTTTYSAVEFNGFPPLKDYYI; this is encoded by the coding sequence ATGACCGAGTCAGCCAACGCTAACATTGCCGATTACTACACAGCTGAGACCTTTAACCGGATCAAGGCGTTTGCGGATACCAAAGAAACGCCGTTTGTAGTGATTGATACCGCCACCGTCGATCGTCAGTACGATGAGCTGGTGGACGGCTTCCCTTATGCCAATGTTTATTACGCGGTGAAGGCCAACCCGGCTCCGCAGATTCTGACTATGCTACGGGATAAGGGCGCGAACTTTGATATTGCGTCGGTGTATGAGCTGGAAAAGGTGATGGGGCTCGGCGTTACCGGTGACCGGATCAGTTACGGCAACACCATTAAGAAGGCGCGGGATATTCGTACCTTCTATGAGAAGGGTGTTCGCATGTTTGCCACAGATTCTGAGGCGGATTTGCGTACGCTTGCCAAGGCGGCTCCTGGTGCGAAGGTGTATGTGCGCATTCTGACCGATGGTACACAAACAGCCGACTGGCCGCTTTCTCGCAAGTTTGGGTGTGAGAGTGATATGGCTATGGACTTGTTGATCCTGGCTCGCGACTTGGGTTTGGTACCCTATGGCGTGTCATTCCACGTGGGTTCGCAGCAGCGTGAGATTGGCGCGTGGGATTCGGCTCTGAACAAGGTAAAGGTCATTTTCGAGCGTCTGAAAGAAGAAGACGGCATTGAGCTGAAGATGATCAATATGGGCGGTGGTTTCCCGGCCAATTATATCAATCGTACCAATGAGTTGAGTGTGTATGCGTCGGAGATTACACGCTTCCTGAAGGAAGACTTCGGTGATGAGCTGCCTGAGATTATTATTGAGCCAGGCCGGTCGTTGATTTCCAATGCGGGTGTTCTGGTGAGTGAGGTGGTGCTGATTGCCCGTAAATCTCGTACGGCTCTGCACCGCTGGGTATTTACGGATGTGGGTAAGTTCAACGGGTTAATCGAGACGCTGGATGAGTCGATTAAGTTTCCGATTTGGACGGACAAGAAGGGTGTAGGTGAGGACTGTGTGATTGCCGGGCCGACTTGCGACAGTGCAGACATCATGTACGAGCATCACAAGTACCCGTTGCCGTTGAATCTGGCTATTGGCGATCGTATGTATTGGCTTTCAACAGGAGCCTATACCACGACTTATAGTGCGGTGGAATTTAATGGGTTTCCCCCGCTAAAAGACTACTACATCTAG
- a CDS encoding GTPase/DUF3482 domain-containing protein, with protein sequence MNIAPTFAVVGHPNKGKSSVVATLSQNDAIAIALEPGTTRARQSYPLSVDGKTLYTLVDTPGFQRPRRVLEWLEAHSVSASDHGKTVRAFVTQHQGDGRFTDECELLTPLIEGAGIIYVVDGSAPYSAEHEAEMTILRWTGQPSLALINSIGPDDYSATWQAALGQFFQVVRNFDAVRAPFEQHLSLLRAFGQLEPDWEQALDQATHHLSTQRQRRKTQAAGIIAKALKDMMSFQEKRTLTLDQVAGTSDSTLAERLRQRWYQHQRQREQTLRMEVEHLYQHQRIRRQEAELEWHSDHDLFSEDSRKHWAVNKRYLATAGFGAGAVSGAGLDALTLGASLGTGALVGGLIGAAGSYFYGDKLSLPVLNIGLLRDGLKTATFGPVQDSQFGYVVLGRAVDHWWHISHRNHAGRELLDLEPADHHWLERLDKQSRQTIQRTLDKCRKQQPLDENQRHRFHIAIEECMTGYEDWRLNQT encoded by the coding sequence ATGAATATCGCACCTACCTTTGCCGTCGTGGGACACCCGAACAAGGGCAAGTCCAGCGTGGTGGCCACATTGTCACAGAACGATGCCATCGCCATTGCTCTGGAACCTGGCACCACGCGCGCACGGCAGTCATACCCACTGAGTGTAGACGGCAAAACCCTCTACACGCTGGTGGATACACCCGGGTTTCAGCGACCCCGGCGGGTTCTGGAGTGGCTGGAAGCCCACAGTGTGTCGGCATCGGATCACGGCAAAACGGTTCGGGCGTTTGTTACGCAGCATCAGGGCGACGGCCGCTTTACAGACGAATGTGAGCTGCTGACCCCGCTGATTGAAGGCGCCGGCATAATCTACGTGGTGGATGGCTCCGCCCCTTACAGCGCCGAGCACGAGGCAGAGATGACCATCTTGCGCTGGACAGGTCAGCCCAGCCTTGCGCTGATTAACAGCATAGGGCCAGACGATTACAGCGCAACCTGGCAGGCGGCTTTGGGGCAGTTCTTTCAAGTTGTGCGCAACTTCGACGCGGTTCGCGCCCCGTTTGAGCAACATTTGAGTCTTTTGCGGGCCTTTGGCCAGCTAGAGCCTGACTGGGAACAGGCCCTGGACCAGGCCACGCATCATTTATCCACCCAGCGTCAGCGGCGCAAAACCCAGGCTGCGGGCATTATTGCCAAAGCACTGAAAGACATGATGTCGTTTCAAGAAAAGCGCACCCTAACTCTGGATCAGGTCGCTGGCACCAGCGACAGCACGCTCGCAGAACGGCTCCGGCAGCGCTGGTACCAACACCAACGCCAGCGGGAGCAAACGCTTCGGATGGAAGTTGAACACCTGTATCAGCACCAGCGTATCCGCCGCCAGGAAGCCGAACTGGAATGGCACAGCGATCATGATCTGTTCTCCGAAGACAGCCGCAAACACTGGGCCGTTAACAAGCGTTATCTGGCTACCGCTGGTTTCGGTGCAGGCGCCGTTAGCGGTGCTGGCCTGGACGCTCTGACCCTTGGCGCATCGCTGGGCACCGGGGCCTTGGTAGGTGGCCTGATCGGAGCCGCAGGCAGTTATTTTTACGGTGACAAACTCAGCTTGCCAGTCCTTAACATAGGCCTGCTGCGCGACGGTCTGAAAACCGCCACCTTCGGCCCAGTACAGGACAGCCAGTTTGGTTACGTGGTGCTGGGGCGAGCTGTGGATCACTGGTGGCACATAAGCCATCGCAACCACGCTGGCAGAGAACTGCTAGACTTAGAACCTGCAGACCATCACTGGCTGGAGCGTCTCGATAAACAGAGCCGTCAAACTATTCAGAGAACGCTGGACAAGTGCCGTAAACAGCAGCCTCTGGACGAAAACCAACGGCATAGATTTCACATCGCCATAGAGGAATGCATGACAGGTTACGAGGATTGGCGGTTGAACCAAACCTGA
- a CDS encoding fatty acid cis/trans isomerase — translation MDETTPSQVPYATSAFNEELGARLLLNFSELNAEQDDPINRCGGSDCGRKDEPEWIREADQVLSELAATRAEFLPAINYLPEVTFLRVYNKEGARTVYTVIRDRAHSSVAFLLGEGLRYQPKSDKLTIYPGIIGSYPNFIFDVPAAQLGLFKARMKSLKAEEPKAFEAVVGVWGVRRTHRRFWDILQDITAWQQEHQPLQSGIFDINRYKNL, via the coding sequence GTGGATGAAACAACCCCGTCTCAGGTGCCTTATGCTACCTCGGCCTTTAACGAGGAGCTAGGAGCACGCCTGCTGTTGAACTTCAGCGAACTGAACGCAGAACAGGATGACCCCATAAACCGATGCGGCGGCAGTGATTGTGGCCGAAAAGACGAACCAGAATGGATTCGCGAAGCGGATCAGGTGCTTTCAGAGCTGGCCGCTACCAGGGCCGAGTTCCTGCCTGCAATAAACTACCTGCCCGAGGTAACCTTTTTGAGGGTGTACAACAAAGAAGGAGCGCGCACGGTGTATACGGTTATCCGCGACCGCGCACACAGCAGCGTTGCCTTCCTTCTGGGAGAGGGTCTGCGCTACCAGCCAAAGAGCGACAAACTGACCATCTACCCGGGAATCATCGGCAGCTACCCTAACTTCATATTTGATGTTCCCGCAGCGCAACTGGGGCTGTTCAAAGCCCGAATGAAATCCTTAAAAGCAGAGGAACCCAAAGCTTTTGAAGCGGTAGTGGGGGTGTGGGGTGTACGCCGCACCCACCGGCGTTTTTGGGATATTCTTCAAGACATTACGGCATGGCAGCAGGAG
- a CDS encoding ectoine synthase: protein MKIVRVQDIIGTEREVHGPGWTSRRMLLKKDGMGFSFHETIIPAGAELNLWYKHHLEAVYCVAGNGTITDKATGETHEISDGTLYALDKHDQHTLRGGTEDMRLICSFNPPVTGQEVHDEDGAYLPDTSED from the coding sequence ATGAAAATTGTACGAGTTCAAGACATCATCGGTACCGAACGCGAAGTGCATGGCCCAGGCTGGACTAGCCGTCGTATGCTGTTGAAAAAAGACGGTATGGGTTTCTCGTTCCACGAGACCATCATTCCTGCAGGTGCCGAACTTAACCTGTGGTACAAGCATCACCTGGAAGCGGTTTACTGCGTAGCCGGCAACGGCACCATTACCGACAAAGCAACCGGTGAAACTCACGAGATCTCCGACGGCACCCTTTACGCCCTCGACAAGCACGACCAGCACACCCTGCGTGGCGGCACTGAAGACATGCGTTTGATCTGCTCGTTCAACCCGCCCGTTACCGGGCAGGAAGTGCACGACGAAGACGGCGCGTATCTGCCGGATACCAGTGAAGACTGA
- a CDS encoding CynX/NimT family MFS transporter, which produces MSSAENLATPPSTASLLPVAVLLWLAGVYLRIPILVAPPLAPFIGDELGLSQTLTGALTTLPILMLAIGAMPGSLSISRIGPRNTLALAMVVMVIGSAGRGLAPDTLTLMATSAVMGLGVAMMQPALPALLPRWLEPKNLALGSAIYMNGMLMGEFIGAGITLPVIMPLLDNSWRATMLVWSLPALLVAAALFLPKRDLDRPTRKVAWLPDWKNPLTLQLGLLLGVSGSLFFGVNAYMGALLEQRGEFENLTEALFWYNFAQVFASLLMLKMARHWVGRKTPLIIMLIFSLLGTLGTLAFTGWWAIASATFMSFTAGTLLIMMVALPPLLVPTSETGRLSAGNFLVGYTIAFAVPMLGGLLSDWTGDVRHAIAVMIAYGILVSPLAIKLNLQRQ; this is translated from the coding sequence TTGTCTTCTGCTGAAAACCTAGCAACACCGCCATCGACAGCAAGCCTGCTGCCGGTGGCGGTGTTGCTTTGGTTGGCCGGTGTTTACCTGCGCATCCCAATACTGGTTGCGCCGCCACTGGCGCCGTTTATCGGTGACGAGCTGGGCCTTTCTCAAACCCTCACCGGCGCTCTAACCACATTGCCCATCTTGATGCTTGCCATAGGCGCCATGCCCGGCTCGCTCTCCATATCCCGTATAGGCCCGCGCAACACCCTCGCGCTCGCCATGGTTGTTATGGTCATAGGCTCCGCAGGCCGCGGCCTGGCGCCAGACACCCTCACACTGATGGCAACCAGCGCCGTTATGGGCCTGGGCGTTGCCATGATGCAACCCGCCTTACCGGCATTACTGCCGCGTTGGTTGGAACCAAAAAACCTAGCCTTGGGCTCCGCCATCTACATGAACGGCATGCTGATGGGAGAGTTCATCGGCGCAGGTATCACCCTCCCAGTAATCATGCCTTTGCTGGACAACAGCTGGCGCGCAACGATGCTTGTCTGGTCATTGCCCGCGCTGCTGGTTGCCGCCGCCCTATTCCTGCCCAAACGCGACCTGGACAGGCCCACGCGCAAAGTCGCATGGCTACCGGACTGGAAAAATCCGCTCACACTGCAATTAGGCCTGCTGCTTGGCGTCTCAGGCTCCCTGTTTTTCGGCGTAAACGCATACATGGGAGCCTTGCTGGAACAAAGAGGCGAGTTCGAAAACCTCACCGAAGCCCTGTTCTGGTATAACTTCGCCCAAGTTTTTGCCTCGCTGCTGATGTTAAAAATGGCCCGCCACTGGGTCGGCCGAAAAACCCCACTGATCATCATGCTGATATTCAGCCTGCTGGGGACACTCGGCACACTGGCGTTTACCGGATGGTGGGCAATCGCCAGCGCAACATTCATGAGCTTCACCGCCGGCACACTGCTAATCATGATGGTGGCCTTGCCACCGCTGCTGGTACCCACCAGCGAAACCGGCCGGCTATCGGCTGGCAACTTCCTGGTCGGCTACACCATCGCCTTCGCAGTGCCCATGCTAGGCGGCTTGCTATCAGATTGGACAGGCGACGTAAGACACGCCATCGCAGTAATGATCGCCTACGGAATACTGGTTTCTCCCCTAGCAATCAAATTAAACCTTCAGCGTCAGTAA
- a CDS encoding fatty acid cis/trans isomerase — MKYLQWPKGRGDQTRSLFENMIRLGKQYEFAPNSKLPEDIELGLSRANQCISNADFSDYASDHPYEGMPLAMTGLTDDEYATLTGWLNQGGAISPLITQVSDAEQNHIQRWESWLNEGGKRQQLISRWIYEHLYLAHLYFEENGADTRFFELVRSYTMPDVPIDIIATRRPNDDPKGSVYYRLRPVAGSIVHKRHITLGFGEKQFERTRELFEATDWQADTVPDYSRESRANPFATFAAIPAKARYQFMLDNAEYFTRTFIRGPVCRGQIATDVIRDHFWVTYHDPENDLYVTHAEYREEVTPLLALPGQDSALLDLGDNWSDYKGKRNQYLKLRNQAYGDGDNTNALLTIFRHHDNASVQRG, encoded by the coding sequence GTGAAATATCTCCAATGGCCGAAAGGCCGGGGCGACCAAACCCGCAGTCTGTTCGAAAACATGATCCGCCTAGGTAAACAGTATGAGTTTGCACCCAACAGCAAACTGCCCGAAGACATAGAGCTCGGGCTGTCCCGCGCCAACCAGTGCATCAGCAACGCCGACTTTTCTGACTACGCCAGCGACCACCCCTACGAGGGCATGCCTCTGGCCATGACTGGCCTGACAGACGACGAATACGCCACATTAACCGGCTGGCTCAACCAAGGCGGCGCCATCAGCCCGCTTATTACCCAAGTGAGCGACGCCGAGCAAAATCATATCCAACGCTGGGAGTCTTGGCTTAATGAGGGCGGCAAGCGCCAGCAACTGATCAGCCGCTGGATTTACGAGCATCTCTATCTCGCCCACCTGTACTTTGAGGAGAACGGCGCCGATACGCGCTTCTTCGAACTCGTGCGCTCCTACACCATGCCAGATGTCCCCATCGACATCATCGCGACCCGCCGCCCCAACGATGACCCCAAAGGTTCGGTGTACTATCGCCTGCGCCCGGTGGCGGGCAGTATTGTGCACAAGCGCCACATAACCCTCGGTTTTGGGGAAAAACAATTTGAGCGCACACGTGAGCTGTTTGAAGCGACCGACTGGCAGGCAGACACAGTGCCGGATTACAGCCGGGAAAGCCGCGCCAATCCATTCGCCACCTTTGCCGCAATCCCAGCAAAAGCCCGCTACCAGTTCATGCTGGATAATGCAGAGTACTTTACCCGCACCTTCATTCGCGGGCCTGTGTGCCGTGGCCAGATAGCCACCGATGTGATCCGTGATCACTTTTGGGTGACCTATCACGACCCGGAAAACGACCTGTATGTAACCCATGCAGAGTATCGTGAAGAAGTGACGCCATTACTGGCGTTGCCGGGGCAGGACAGCGCCTTGCTGGATCTGGGAGACAACTGGAGCGACTACAAAGGCAAGCGCAACCAGTATCTCAAACTGCGGAACCAAGCCTACGGCGATGGCGACAACACCAATGCCCTACTGACCATTTTCCGCCATCACGACAATGCCTCCGTGCAGCGTGGATGA